A segment of the Carya illinoinensis cultivar Pawnee chromosome 1, C.illinoinensisPawnee_v1, whole genome shotgun sequence genome:
CCAATGTTTGGAAAATTTGAATGGACTAGATAGTTggtcttgttcttgtttttgaATGAAGTCCGCCAGAAAAGTAGTACATTATACGTAGATAATAATATTGCATGTGTTTTGAAAAACCACCAAATATGACCGTCGACGTCCCTTCGTCTCCCTATAATGATCTTAATTACTGCATGCGCTTAATTTGGCTTTTGGATTTTTAAACGTTTTGGTTTGTAGAGTCTACAAtaatatagctagctagcaaagTTGGTGGGAGGAGCCGAGTAGGAAAACAGTCAAATGCATGCGTCGGATCTCCACGTgtgtttttatataattttttcatcatatttactattttttcccTCACAACtaagattaaaaataattaaatttaaaatacgtTTCTAACCCTTTTTAATTTGAAGTACGAGTTCTTgataaccatatatataataatcaaatCCAAAGCTTGGAAATTTTGAATTGACTCGTTCTCGTTCTTGTTCTTGCTTTTGAATATTGGACTGCCGAAAACTGAGAAAATTGTTTAAAAGGAAACAGCCCAGATGATACCGGTCTACACTTGTTTATCGACTTCATGCTCTCGATATGGATAAAAATCCTGTTCAACTATATGACTAAAATAGATTATTCAAATAGATTATCATGTCAATTTCATTTACTGTTACtgttattcaaatattttaagtttgacTTTTGTAAAATCTTAAACAGACCAGACATTTCTCAAGAAATTAGCTGATTCGGTACTGAGTCATTCTTTTAAACGCCCCCTGCCGCGTGCCTGCCATTCTCATTGCGACCCCTTGCAACTATTGGCTCTGTGGGTTGCAGGTCCCAGCCACAAACTGTAATCCAATAGATGCCACAGCAGATACCGACAGTCTCCTAGTTTGTACCCTGGTTTGGATAACATATAAGAATGATAAAAGGAAATTTTCAGAACGATTCTAAATGTACAATAAATAGGAAATGGCACACATTATCCAAAAACAAGGGTTCTGCTTCATATAATGCTCATGATAAGCCTACATCTAGAACACAACAATGGTGTTTTATCGCATATAAACGTGCAGCTCTGTTCCATTGCATACCCGTCCAGACATCACTATAATTGATTTAAGCTTGGCCTTCTAGCTATACAATGTTAATATGTATGGCGTTTAGCTGTACAAAGTTAAATCtgttggaaaaataaaaggcaatgctgagcttgaaagaagaaagttAAGATGGGCAAAATCTGAAAGTCTAGAAATCCTTCGCCCTTTGCCTTAGTTCATTAAGCTCCATTTCAATATCAGCATCTCGGTACGGATATGCCTTGTTTGTGCTGGTAGTGACAGTTCTTCCTGGTGGAAGCTCTCCTTTCTGTcgggaaaagaagaaaatcaaggcAAAGTCCAGGGTTGTTGAGAAGGCATAAACTTAAAAGAAACACAGGCATTTTACAACAGGAGATTTTCTTTCCCTTATTTCTACCCGCCCATCTGATTGCCTTCAAATATGAAGGAAACAATTGCAACCCAAATAGTTCTACTAAAACTGAGCAGAGATCAAATGAATTTATGGATTAATTTCAAGCAAAAGACAACCAGGAACTTGGCTGAATAGTTGAAAACATGTGCCTTCTCCCATATAATAAGGGGAGTATGAGGCATACCTTTGAGCTACCAGACAGTTCTTTCTTCAGGTTTGCTAGATCATCATCAACTGATGAGCCCTCTAGTAGTGCAAACTGCAACATAAATATTATGCAAGCATGGTTAAGCatgatttttcaaaaggagCCATCGAATGCAGGTGAAGACAATATTATCCTGTGTGAGGAACAGATGGTGAATATTTAGCAGTGTATCACgctttaaaataaacaaaatgttaGCTTATTGATTTCAGATGCTAAGAGGAATCTACAGATGCATGCACGTCCAATACcctttaaaacatggtttaacaTTCACAGATCCACTTTAAAACTCAAGAGTTGCATTTTAACATACATCCATGTAAATAGACagtgtatatatacatgttCTAAAGCGTATCCACATAGGGTGCTGAGCTTTACTCATTGACTCGTTTCCGGATTAGACTTGCTGAAGAACCTAAAAATTAATTCACAATAGATGCAGAACTTACTCTGATGTTTTTTCACTCAGATAATCATTGATCTAACAAATATGGAATGCACCGAAGAGAAAGGGAAGTGGAGACTACCTTCCCTTCAAGATCATCAGTAGTTAATTGACCAACCGCTTCTGCTTGGGATTCCATTGCCAAAACTATCAAGATGAAAAGaatcaataaattttaaatcagaAAAAAATAGGATCAATACGATATACAAAGATTACTTCTTTATGGAACAAGATTCCAGCAAAATTAAGATAATATGGAAATACTGACAGCTGACTGGGTTACATATTTGGGTTATTAAAACCCTATTGTAACCTGAGTACTTAtcccaaaaaatgaaaagaaaagaaaaaagaaagaaatattgtgACCTGTACTTTAAAGCTTAAGATGTACCTAAAGTGGCAATGTTTGAACAAGTATTCTGTGGTGCATTCTTGAAGAACTCAACTGATCATATATTAATACTTTGCATTTCAAATTTAAGCAAAAGGTAGCATGTTCTGTGTGATGCACACGAggacaactctctctctctcttaacttcatattttttcttaaggaTAATGGCCAACTGAATACAGAGTTAACTCTTTCTGCAGCACCCTGGGGTAGAGGGAGGGTTGAGGGGGTTGAAATGCAGAAAATCCAGGATTGAAGCTTTTTATTCAATGTATAATAGGTGAATTGTGAGAGTAATTCTGACCATCTAAATGCATCACCTTTCTCTTCCATCTTTTCAAAAGCTGAAAGAGCATTGCTTGTATTGACGTTCCCCAACATCTCACTCACTTTGCTTGCAGTCCTGAACACCAAAGTGGCCATTACTGACACATTATGTTGGCAACAAATAGGTAAAAGAACATAGCGATGCATTCAGGTGGTGGAAGACAAACTTCGCAGACTGAGCACGAGCTTTCAGAGTATCTTTCTTTGATCTTGCTTCCTGTATCTTACTCTCCAAAAGCtacataaaacaaaatttatagaatgcaaatttattatatactttATGTACACTAGTTATAGTTAATAGCATGGGAAGAGTCAGAATAACTGGAGGTTGCAAGTATAACCAGCATATGGCAACGTTCATCTGCAGTCTTCTggacacaaaataaaattgattCTATCAAAATTAGCGTTTTGACCTGTTTTAACAAGCAGAATTAATTTCCTTGGTTCTGCCCAATTTCTTGCTTACATTTAGGTACTGTTTGGCTACatgaaattctcatctcaaacataaaattctcatctcatcattacaactttttaaaatctccatacaaaatataataaacaattcaactttttcttaactttttcaaattccaatacaataataatattaaaatataatattttaatttttaatcttaaaactcaaaattctcatctgaaaaatctcagtggccaagcagaaccttaaAGTTCAAATTTGTTGCAAAGTACAACTGTCACCAAAGATTGAAGATAAATACATCACAGCTCCTCTCCCCAGTTATTCATAGTTCTGATGATAGTTGGTCCTCCCATAAAAAGAAACCCACTTATAAGTAAAATGCCATGCTACATGTAAGGAACAATaccattttttgacaaaataatgAATcctaacaaacaaaaaaagatccAACTTAACACATTAAATTTCATGGTACCTATAATGGAAATACCTTGTTGACAAATAACAACAAATTAAATGCATTCTACCAACAAAAAAGATCCAACttctcaaatcaatttttttttatcttttttgataaataatttcTCAAATCAAACTaaaaagaagacgaagaagatcCGTGTAAAATTGCTTTCTATCAGCTTGGCAATTATATTATGAAGATATGCTTTTGCTTGAATTTTTTACCACCCAAACCAAAACATGGCTtattcacatgtgcatgaattatAACGTAACATCATCAATGCCAAAACAACAGTGATGTTAATCGACAATTGAACATGTCTATCAAAACAACCCTATAAGGATATGaatgacaaatgaaaaagagataTTGACGTACCCGTGTATTAGAGACAAGATTCTCAACAACAGTTTTCTGTTGATCCAGTTGAGCTTTCAAAGCATTAGCATTATCCTGCATACAAATTtaagcatcatcatcatcttgtaGACCAAATCCTTTAGAAAATGTTGCATTACTTATGGTCCAGATTCCTAGGCATCCCTAGATAGTTCAGCATTCAGTTACACCCCTTTGCACCAGCACAGCAAAAGCAAATAATAGTTATTTCTGCAAACTGTAATTCTCTTACagtaacaattttttttcctgatatAAATAGTAGAAGTATCCAATGGAAAATAAGAATCATGAAAAATATAGAGATCACAATTTGTTGTTCCAGTATAATATGTAAATCtggtattcttttttttttttatatataggtaGTATAATATGTGAATCTGGTATTCTAATTTGCCTAACCCCTCAAGAATCAAGTTAACTTGGTGACAAATTCCCTAAACGGATCCCAATTATCATCTTCAATTGTAAACCATGTTCTGGCATCTTaccattctttaaaaaaaaaaaagctattttatttttcataatttatttgcaaataaaaggaacttcagCCACCTATTTGGTCTTATAATGGATAGGCTGGATCTATGCAATCTGTAAACGCGGTAAAAACAAATTGCACTATTTTTCAAGAGcaaaaatgtaagaaaaatgaACAAACAAACAATATGAAACTTTTTTTGGGATGAGGAAGAAACAACATGAATAACAATTCAACATTAATCAGTTTCTACAAGTTTAGCATTCAAATTCAGCTAGAATGTTCATTGTAAATCCAAAAAGAACAGAGCTGAACTCCTAGCAAGAACTCTTTTACTAAGATGATAACTTACAGCATAAGATTTACGCCTCTTTAGGGCTTCCCGTGCAAgatcttcttctcctttctgtAGAGCAAATTGAGCCTTACGGTACCTGTATTAAACATAAGGCACACGCGTATTATGCGTTACTACTATACTTACGGAatcaagataataataaaaccatcTATTACCAATCTTCAGAAGCTTGTTGTGCAGCCTTATATTTGTTTTCCAACTGCTTTTGAGATGCCAATACCTTctcacaaaaaaaattcaattttaaaacttggaacttttgttttttttttttttttttgttgttggggggggggggggggggtccttAAAAGTAAATGCCACACAACAACAACGAATATAGGTCAGGATTATAAGATTTTTTAATCTAGCAAGACTATAACATGCCACTGATATGTTTAGTAAGTGGTTGAATGCCATAATTGGTTTGCCCTTTGCTTAGTTctagaagaatgaaaaaatagTGAAAGCAAGGTCAGAAGAAGAACAATTGATACTTACTTGAGCTGTGGCCTGACGCATCTTCATCAAGTCATCATTCATTTCAAGCACTGTTTGCTCTAGAATTTTCTCCGGATCTTCAAAGGAActtataattgcatttgcatatgACTGCAGTTAGGAGAGCGCTTAATTATATCATACGGATTATATAACCAATAGCAGTCAGTAGCCTCTCATGATAAGCatacataattaatttaacGTGAATGCATGCAAACATTTCCACAAATCTCACCTTGACAACCCTAGAAAAGCGGTCAAAAAGGTTCATACCAGCAGCAAGTGAACCTCCCCTTTGTCTACTACGGGATTGGTTAAAAGTAGTAATTCTTATCCCTGTAACTTTTCCTGTGACTGAAGAAATATTTCCCAAATTATGGGTTCAAATGAGATGTTTTTACATAAGTAACAGCGTACTCCTGAGGGTTCAAATAAGAAATACAAGTGAAATTGCCTTTTtgtttgtgggggggggggggggggagggagggagcgagagagagagagagagagagagagagattttggaATCCAGACAGGGATTCAATCAAAGTATTGCAATTAAGAAATCAAACTCCTGATATGGAAAATATATCGAACAATAGAAATCCAGCATACTAATCACTTCGGAACTTTCAACTCATTAAAAGAGCACGAGAttctgggatttttttttttttttcctttctaggCTTCATCAGTCACTTGTCCACAGAAATGAATATGCTAATTAATTTAACAAGTTCCTTCAAGTATTAGCAGTctcaattatcaaaaaaaaaaagtattagcaGTCTATCAAAGAAACTCCTTAATagcatccatttaaaaaaagagaaaatccaatttatttaaaatatcagaCTTCAAATTTAATCATCTCCTTGTATAGGCCACAATCCAAACTCACTCTTTGCTTGAGGAACTTCTTATGTTTGTGGACTAGTTTGAGACGAGGCGACTTTACTTGGGAGAGTTCCTTTCCAAGTATTCACCACATGCAAGTTGCAACTATTCAAAATTAGTTATCTCGTTATATATGCCACAATCCAAATGGCTCGAAAAACATCCTATGTTCGTGGACTAGCATGAGACACAATATCACATGGGAGAAGGTGCATGACAACTGAGTTTTACATCTTTCCATAAAATTAGGGTCAGAAACATGTTTGAATCATGTGCTAACGAATGAGATCAAGCTCTTTCAATACCATCTAGATCATGGAAAAAATATACATTGAATCTAGTATTTCCTATACTTGATCGCTCTGAAAGATAATAAATTTACTTATCCCCCCCAAAAAATAATGAAGTCAAAACAAGAAATGTCGTTACTTGCTTCCAGTTATATTATCCATTATTGCCTTGAATGATGACATCTCAAAAAGTTCTAGAGTTATTCTGCTTGTGCTCCGTACTACCTCATCAATATAAAGTCCCCACAAATAAGCTTCCCACATATATTCTtatttgatacttttttttagatAGTTCATTTCTTTGATGCTCCACCAAAATTATGTAATCCAGCAATATAAGCCAGAATTTAGCCGTGGAAACCCATTAAAAAACGATTACACAAATTAATGAACTTGTCAAAGAAAATATAGTGGGTTCATTCCGGATATTGTTTTCCAAAGTTCATTACTGCACCATCACATTACCCAGCAATgcatagagaaagaaaaagtaaattcaaattttttaatagcATATTTTCCTTAATTTGAAGCCAATAAAAAAAACCCACCTTACGAAGTctagtgaaattgtttgaattGTATAAGTTCAATATtaagttattttcttttattttcccttttaagTAACCAAACGGAGTGTAAGTTGAAACGCAGATAAGAAcccaaaagatttttttttttttttttt
Coding sequences within it:
- the LOC122275966 gene encoding membrane-associated 30 kDa protein, chloroplastic isoform X3 produces the protein MNLFDRFSRVVKSYANAIISSFEDPEKILEQTVLEMNDDLMKMRQATAQVLASQKQLENKYKAAQQASEDWYRKAQFALQKGEEDLAREALKRRKSYADNANALKAQLDQQKTVVENLVSNTRLLESKIQEARSKKDTLKARAQSAKTASKVSEMLGNVNTSNALSAFEKMEEKVLAMESQAEAVGQLTTDDLEGKFALLEGSSVDDDLANLKKELSGSSKKGELPPGRTVTTSTNKAYPYRDADIEMELNELRQRAKDF
- the LOC122275966 gene encoding membrane-associated 30 kDa protein, chloroplastic isoform X1, which produces MSAKVHIFTGLTLASAPASSFQPSSSSSHSLCMVRKPLTTSFFGRGVTGKVTGIRITTFNQSRSRQRGGSLAAGMNLFDRFSRVVKSYANAIISSFEDPEKILEQTVLEMNDDLMKMRQATAQVLASQKQLENKYKAAQQASEDWYRKAQFALQKGEEDLAREALKRRKSYADNANALKAQLDQQKTVVENLVSNTRLLESKIQEARSKKDTLKARAQSAKTASKVSEMLGNVNTSNALSAFEKMEEKVLAMESQAEAVGQLTTDDLEGKFALLEGSSVDDDLANLKKELSGSSKKGELPPGRTVTTSTNKAYPYRDADIEMELNELRQRAKDF
- the LOC122275966 gene encoding membrane-associated 30 kDa protein, chloroplastic isoform X2, whose amino-acid sequence is MSAKVHIFTGLTLASAPASSFQPSSSSSHSLCMVRKPLTTSFFGRGGKVTGIRITTFNQSRSRQRGGSLAAGMNLFDRFSRVVKSYANAIISSFEDPEKILEQTVLEMNDDLMKMRQATAQVLASQKQLENKYKAAQQASEDWYRKAQFALQKGEEDLAREALKRRKSYADNANALKAQLDQQKTVVENLVSNTRLLESKIQEARSKKDTLKARAQSAKTASKVSEMLGNVNTSNALSAFEKMEEKVLAMESQAEAVGQLTTDDLEGKFALLEGSSVDDDLANLKKELSGSSKKGELPPGRTVTTSTNKAYPYRDADIEMELNELRQRAKDF